The Anoxybacillus amylolyticus DNA segment TGATTCACTATGCCAGATTTCTGTGAAAGAAGTTGAGCATCAAGAAGAGTTGAAGGAAGGGACAGCGTACATTGCGCCGGGGGGTGCGCATTTTACCGTCATTTCGTCCCGCCGGTCGCTCATTGCACATCTTGATTATTCTCCACCACGAAACGGGCACCGCCCTTCTGTCGATGTGTTGTTTGAGTCTGTTAGCGAATTGCAAGAGTATGAGAAAATTGCAGTCATTATGACCGGAATGGGGGCTGACGGGACAGCCGGATTGAAAATGCTGAAAGAAAGAGGTTTGACAAAAGCTATTGCCGAATCAGAAGAAACAGCAGTAGTGTTTGGAATGCCGAAGGCGGCAATCGCTGCGCAGCTAGTCGACGATGTTGTGCCTTTAGAACAAATGGCAGAAACAATTATGAAATATATAGGCGGGCAAGGGGTGTAGAACGATGGATATGAGCCAATATTTAGAAATTTTTATTGACGAGAGCAAGGAACATTTACAAACGATTAACGAACAGCTATTAGAATTAGAAAAAAGCCCGGATGATCTTTCCATTGTCAATGAAATTTTCCGCTCGGCACACACATTAAAAGGAATGTCAGCAACAATGGGATTTGAAGACTTAGCGAACTTAACCCATCAAATGGAAAACGTGCTTGACGGCATTCGCAACCATAAAATTGTCGTTACACCAGAGTTGCTGGATGTTGTGTTTCGGGCAGTCGATGATTTAGAAGCAATGGTAAACTCTATTGCTAGCGGTGGCGACGGCAAACGGGACGTCCGCGAAGTCGTTCAGCAATTGAAACAAATTGAAAAAGGCGACATTCCACCTGCGAAAACGGAACAACATTCTACTATGTCGACGCTTACGCAAACGTACGGGGAATTCGAATACAACGTGTTGCAACATTCAAAAGAGCAAGGATTTTATACGTATGAAATTCACGTCAAATTGCGGGCAGACTGTTTATTGAAAGCCGCTCGTGTGTTTATGGTTTTTGACGCATTAAATCAAGTGGGCGAAGTGATTAAAGCGAATCCGTCGGTTGAATTATTAGAAGAAGAAAAATTCGACCAAGAATTTGTAGTGACCGTTGTGTCGAAAGAATCTGCAGAGAAATTACATGGGCTAGTTAGTAAAGTGTCGGAAGTAGAAGAAGTAAAAGTGACTGTTATCGATGTCGATAAGTTGCGTCCGAACGAACTAGTACCGTCGCAACCGGTGCTATCAGAAACAGAAGCAGCGGTGACGGCTGAAAAAGAAGAACAAAAAGAAGAGAAAGCAGCGGAACAAAAGGAAGAAAAAGAGCAGCATAAAGCAGTGACAAATAAAACGATTCGCGTCAACATTGAACGGCTCGATATTTTAATGAACTTGTTTGAAGAGCTTGTTATTGACCGCGGACGGCTCGAACAAATTTCCCGTGAGTTGAACCACCCGGAGTTACACGAAACGGTGGAGCGAATGTCTCGCATTTCAAGCGATTTGCAAAACATTATTTTAAATATGCGCATGGTTCCGGTTGAAACGGTCTTTAACCGCTTTCCACGCATGGTGCGCCAGCTTGCTCGCGATTTAGGAAAGAAAATTAACTTGGAAATTATCGGGGCAGAGACGGAACTAGATCGCACCGTTATCGACGAAATTGGCGACCCGCTTGTGCATTTGCTCCGCAATGCGATTGACCACGGCATTGAAATGCCAGACGTGCGGCGGGCGAAAGGAAAACCAGAAGAAGGAACGGTCAAATTAAAAGCATATCATAGCGGCAACCATGTGTTTATTGAAATCGAAGATGATGGGGCCGGCATTAACCGCGAGAAAGTATTACAAAAAGCAATCAACAAAGGCATTATTTCCAAACAGAATGCCGCTAATTTAACCGACAAACAAGTGTACGAATTAATTTTTGCGTCTGGCTTTTCGACAGCGGATAAAATTTCGGACATTTCGGGTCGTGGTGTTGGTCTTGATGTCGTAAAAAGTACGATTGAATCGCTGGGTGGTTCGGTAACGATTGATTCACAAGAAGGAATAGGCTCGATCTTTTCTATCCAATTACCGCTCACTTTGTCTATTATCTCGGTTATGTTAGTCGAAATTCAACAGGAAAAATATGCTGTTCCACTCTCGTCAATTATTGAAACAGCAATTATTAAAAGAGAAGACATTTTGCACGCTCATCACCAAAAAGTAATTGATTTCCGCGGCAAAGTCGTTCCGCTTCTTTTCTTAAAAGAAGTGTTCGATGTGCCAGTTGTTAAAGAAGATAATGACTTTTTCTCAGTCGTTATCGTGCGGAAAGGAGAAAAGATGGCAGGGCTTGTTGTTGACTCTTTTATTGGCCAACAAGAAGTCGTCTTAAAATCGCTCGGCAACTACTTAACGTCAGTTTTTGCGATTTCAGGCGCTACAATTTTAGGCGACGGTCAAGTGGCGTTAATTATCGACTGTAACGCATTAATTAAGTAGGGGGGAGAAGGGTGATTAACCAAGAAAGCGAATTAAAGGTGATTGTCTTTCAATTACAAGATGAAGAATATGCAATTCCTGTGCAGCAAGTTCGTTCGATTGAAAAAGTGCAACATATTACGCGTGTTCCGCGGACACCGAAATTTGTGAAGGGTGTCATTAATTTGCGTGGGGTAGTGACACCAATTATCGATTTGCGCGAACGATTTGGAATTGAAGCACTACCGTTTAACGAACAGACGCGCATCATTATCGTTGCGCTTGATGAGATGGAAGTAGGACTGATCGTCGATGCGGCGAATGATGTGCTCGATCTCCCAGTGAAAAGCATCGAGCCACCTCCAGAAGTAATTGAGGCAGTGGAAGCCGATTATATTAAGGGGGTAGCGAAAATCGGCAAACGATTATTAATTTTGCTGCATTTAGAGAAAGTATTAGAGAAGAATACTCCTGCTACAGTGTAAATAGAAAGGTCGTTTGATCAATGGTAACTATTCGTGATTTGAACTCGGATCATATCGATATTTTAAAAGAAATTGGCAATATCGGTGCTGGGAATGCTGCCACGGCGCTTTCCCAGCTATTAAATAAAAAAATTGAAATGAATGTGCCAAACGTACAAATCGTTTCGTTTGATGAAATGATGGAATTAGTAGGCGGTGCTGAACAAGTCGTCGCGGCTGTATTTTTACGGATTGAAGGAGAAGCACCTGGAAGCATGTTTTTTGTCCTATCGTTGCCGCAAGCAGAGCGATTTGTGAAACAAATGACAGGGGATGCTCTGTTTTCTCTCGCTTCCCCTCAATCGTCAGAACTAGGAATATCTGCTTTGCAAGAATTAGGGAATATATTAGCAGGATCTTATCTTTCTGCTCTTGCTGATTTTACCAAATTAACCCTTTACCCATCTGTCCCGGCGTTAACGATCGATATGATTGGCGCGATTTTGCAATACGGTCTACTAGAATTGTCTCGTGTCGGAGACTATGCTATCGTGATTGATACGGCTGTCCACGAAGAACAACAGCCGGAAGATAGTATTAATGGTCACTTCTTTTTACTGCCTGATCCAGATTCATTCGTTCCCATTTTTCGTTCATTAGGTGTTTCATATGAATGAACTTTTTCATGTCATTAAAGTCGGAATTGCTGATATGAATGTCGTTCAACCACCTCATCTTATTCGTACTTCTGGATTAGGCTCATGTGTAGGGGTGGTCATCTTTGACCAAATGAAAGAAGTGGCCGGATTAGCCCACGTCATGTTACCGGATTCTTCATTAGCACGCTCAGAAACAATCAATATCGCCAAATATGCAGATACGGCTGTCGAGGCATTAGTAGAACTCATTATCAAAGCTGGAGGACGGAAAAATTGGCTGAAGGCGAAGTTGGCAGGGGGAGCACAAATGTTTTCCTTTCAATCGGCAAATACAGATATGATGCGCATTGGACCACGGAATATAGAAGCAGTAAAACGAGAGTTAGAGCGGCT contains these protein-coding regions:
- a CDS encoding chemotaxis protein CheA, with product MDMSQYLEIFIDESKEHLQTINEQLLELEKSPDDLSIVNEIFRSAHTLKGMSATMGFEDLANLTHQMENVLDGIRNHKIVVTPELLDVVFRAVDDLEAMVNSIASGGDGKRDVREVVQQLKQIEKGDIPPAKTEQHSTMSTLTQTYGEFEYNVLQHSKEQGFYTYEIHVKLRADCLLKAARVFMVFDALNQVGEVIKANPSVELLEEEKFDQEFVVTVVSKESAEKLHGLVSKVSEVEEVKVTVIDVDKLRPNELVPSQPVLSETEAAVTAEKEEQKEEKAAEQKEEKEQHKAVTNKTIRVNIERLDILMNLFEELVIDRGRLEQISRELNHPELHETVERMSRISSDLQNIILNMRMVPVETVFNRFPRMVRQLARDLGKKINLEIIGAETELDRTVIDEIGDPLVHLLRNAIDHGIEMPDVRRAKGKPEEGTVKLKAYHSGNHVFIEIEDDGAGINREKVLQKAINKGIISKQNAANLTDKQVYELIFASGFSTADKISDISGRGVGLDVVKSTIESLGGSVTIDSQEGIGSIFSIQLPLTLSIISVMLVEIQQEKYAVPLSSIIETAIIKREDILHAHHQKVIDFRGKVVPLLFLKEVFDVPVVKEDNDFFSVVIVRKGEKMAGLVVDSFIGQQEVVLKSLGNYLTSVFAISGATILGDGQVALIIDCNALIK
- a CDS encoding chemotaxis protein CheC, yielding MVTIRDLNSDHIDILKEIGNIGAGNAATALSQLLNKKIEMNVPNVQIVSFDEMMELVGGAEQVVAAVFLRIEGEAPGSMFFVLSLPQAERFVKQMTGDALFSLASPQSSELGISALQELGNILAGSYLSALADFTKLTLYPSVPALTIDMIGAILQYGLLELSRVGDYAIVIDTAVHEEQQPEDSINGHFFLLPDPDSFVPIFRSLGVSYE
- a CDS encoding chemotaxis protein CheW; its protein translation is MINQESELKVIVFQLQDEEYAIPVQQVRSIEKVQHITRVPRTPKFVKGVINLRGVVTPIIDLRERFGIEALPFNEQTRIIIVALDEMEVGLIVDAANDVLDLPVKSIEPPPEVIEAVEADYIKGVAKIGKRLLILLHLEKVLEKNTPATV
- a CDS encoding chemotaxis protein CheD, with the translated sequence MNELFHVIKVGIADMNVVQPPHLIRTSGLGSCVGVVIFDQMKEVAGLAHVMLPDSSLARSETINIAKYADTAVEALVELIIKAGGRKNWLKAKLAGGAQMFSFQSANTDMMRIGPRNIEAVKRELERLRIPVVAEDVGGSSGRTIEFNPKTCILSIRTVNQGVKEI